A section of the Pedobacter sp. HDW13 genome encodes:
- a CDS encoding MFS transporter: MNKTLSLKQEIAYAAGMIGWSTMTNIIIVMLPFFYLPPSNAGLPPLVPQLVLFGAFNILSIIAASGRLVDALYDPFIAAKSDASNNKKGRRMPFMKWAIIPAMLFCGLVFYPLQKTESLHNAWWLTITLCLFFVSVTTYIIPYNALLAEVTNTPRQKVKLSSYQQVGFVIGIILSACTNNFADLVQDNFQVTNRSEAVQMAIWGLCALSGLVMLLPVFFINEKDFSVAKPSHVPLWAAMKNTFKNSNFKYYLISDFAFYTALSIISSGLLYFCTVLLGLHESEGGKFMASMVLASLLFYPLVNFGSAKIGKKPFVLFAFGVLCLIFVTIFFLGKLPFGPHTQIYMLVLSASFPLAALGILPTAILADIAQRDTLATGENHEGMFFAVKYLFVKLGQTLGIAIFAMLTIYGKDPGNDFGLRLNGIVGFGLCLIALLFFSRFKEEK; encoded by the coding sequence ATGAACAAAACACTCTCGCTAAAACAAGAAATTGCTTACGCTGCCGGTATGATTGGCTGGAGCACGATGACGAACATTATCATCGTAATGCTGCCCTTTTTCTACCTGCCGCCCAGCAACGCCGGCCTCCCCCCACTTGTACCGCAACTTGTTTTATTCGGAGCCTTTAATATCCTATCTATTATTGCTGCCTCAGGCCGTTTGGTCGATGCTCTTTACGATCCGTTTATTGCAGCCAAAAGTGATGCCAGTAACAATAAGAAAGGCCGACGCATGCCTTTTATGAAATGGGCTATAATTCCGGCTATGCTTTTTTGCGGCCTGGTTTTTTACCCGCTTCAAAAAACCGAAAGCCTGCACAATGCTTGGTGGTTAACCATTACACTTTGTTTATTCTTTGTATCGGTTACCACCTATATCATCCCTTACAACGCTTTACTTGCCGAAGTGACCAACACGCCAAGGCAAAAAGTAAAACTTTCCAGTTACCAACAGGTGGGTTTTGTAATTGGCATTATTTTATCGGCCTGCACCAATAATTTTGCCGATCTGGTACAAGATAATTTTCAGGTAACCAACCGTAGCGAAGCCGTTCAAATGGCCATTTGGGGCTTATGCGCGCTATCCGGACTTGTGATGTTACTACCTGTTTTTTTCATCAATGAAAAAGATTTTTCGGTAGCCAAACCTTCACATGTTCCTCTTTGGGCGGCGATGAAGAATACCTTTAAAAACAGTAATTTTAAATATTACCTGATTTCAGACTTTGCCTTTTACACTGCCTTGAGCATCATTTCGAGTGGTCTGTTATACTTCTGCACCGTTTTGCTGGGCCTGCACGAATCAGAGGGAGGGAAATTTATGGCATCGATGGTATTGGCTTCGTTGTTATTTTACCCACTGGTTAACTTTGGTTCGGCTAAAATAGGTAAGAAACCCTTTGTACTCTTCGCTTTTGGGGTACTGTGCCTCATTTTTGTCACCATATTTTTCCTGGGCAAATTACCGTTTGGTCCGCATACCCAAATTTACATGTTGGTTTTATCGGCCTCATTTCCATTGGCTGCGCTAGGTATTTTACCTACGGCTATCCTGGCCGATATTGCCCAAAGAGATACTTTAGCAACCGGCGAAAACCACGAAGGAATGTTCTTTGCGGTAAAATATCTTTTTGTAAAGCTAGGCCAAACCCTGGGTATTGCTATTTTTGCGATGCTTACCATTTACGGTAAAGATCCGGGTAATGATTTCGGATTACGCCTGAATGGAATTGTAGGTTTTGGGCTCTGTTTAATCGCATTGTTGTTTTTCAGCAGGTTTAAAGAGGAAAAGTAA
- a CDS encoding DEAD/DEAH box helicase, with amino-acid sequence MLFKELNLIEPILKALETEGYTQPTPIQEQSIPTILKGKDLLGCAQTGTGKTAAFAIPMLQLLHEKHINTKATKNIKALVLTPTRELAIQIEESFKAYGKNLNLRHLVIFGGVNQFSQVEALKKGVDILVATPGRLLDLMNQGFISLNTIELFVLDEADRMLDMGFIHDVKRVVAKLPAMRQTLFFSATMPDEIQKLANTILSNPTKVEVTPISSTAETIVQSVYFVDKPDKKKLLIHLLEDKDIQTALVFTRTKHGADRIVKDLGHAGIKAAAIHGNKSQNARQRALTDFKDRKIRVLVATDIAARGIDIDQLSHVFNFELPNIPESYVHRIGRTGRAGANGIAISFCDAEENEYLLDIQKLIKITLPIVDDHPYPLSWENMLAKNQIKRKPQAQSKGGGGGGARKGGDGNMSGKPRNASNNRRFGGNRRKRD; translated from the coding sequence ATGTTATTCAAAGAATTAAACCTCATTGAGCCGATTTTAAAGGCACTTGAGACTGAGGGTTACACGCAACCTACGCCTATACAGGAGCAATCCATCCCTACTATATTAAAAGGAAAAGATTTATTGGGCTGTGCACAAACTGGTACCGGAAAAACTGCAGCTTTTGCTATTCCGATGCTACAGTTATTGCACGAAAAACACATCAATACTAAAGCCACAAAAAACATTAAAGCTTTGGTTTTAACGCCAACACGCGAGCTGGCCATCCAGATTGAGGAAAGCTTTAAAGCTTATGGCAAAAACTTAAACCTTCGCCACCTGGTAATTTTTGGTGGGGTAAACCAGTTCTCGCAGGTAGAAGCACTAAAAAAAGGTGTCGATATTTTAGTGGCTACCCCAGGCCGTTTACTGGATTTAATGAACCAGGGCTTTATCAGCCTGAACACCATCGAGCTTTTTGTTTTAGATGAAGCCGATCGTATGCTGGATATGGGCTTTATACACGATGTAAAAAGGGTTGTGGCTAAATTACCTGCAATGCGCCAGACTTTATTTTTCTCGGCTACAATGCCTGATGAAATACAGAAATTGGCCAACACCATTTTATCGAACCCTACCAAAGTTGAGGTTACACCTATCTCTTCTACTGCAGAAACCATCGTTCAGTCGGTTTATTTTGTAGACAAGCCTGATAAAAAGAAATTACTGATTCATCTTTTAGAAGATAAAGATATTCAAACTGCGCTGGTATTTACCCGTACCAAACATGGTGCAGACAGAATTGTAAAAGATTTAGGTCATGCAGGTATTAAAGCAGCTGCCATTCACGGTAATAAATCGCAAAATGCCAGACAAAGAGCCCTAACCGATTTTAAAGACCGGAAAATACGTGTTTTGGTAGCTACTGATATTGCTGCACGTGGGATAGACATCGATCAACTATCACATGTTTTCAATTTCGAATTACCCAATATTCCTGAATCTTATGTGCATAGAATCGGCCGAACAGGTCGTGCAGGAGCAAACGGAATTGCCATTTCATTTTGCGATGCAGAAGAAAACGAATACTTACTGGATATACAGAAACTGATTAAAATTACCCTGCCGATTGTTGATGACCATCCTTACCCGTTAAGCTGGGAAAACATGCTGGCCAAAAACCAGATCAAACGCAAGCCTCAAGCGCAATCGAAAGGTGGCGGAGGCGGTGGAGCCAGAAAAGGTGGTGATGGTAATATGAGCGGCAAACCGCGTAATGCAAGCAATAACAGACGTTTTGGCGGCAACAGGAGGAAGAGAGACTAG